In one Sandaracinaceae bacterium genomic region, the following are encoded:
- a CDS encoding GNAT family N-acetyltransferase, translated as MNPERPEPLRDVTIRHAPREPVGPLVETLLAIDDDASALYASGGFAIELAYEHPFVQAELARWAACTREGRVLLAEVDGQAVGFAAYARVDGLAYLDQLAVRCAFMRRGIGRALVDAVVTAVQADGASALWLTTYAHLPWNGPYYGTLGFVRVEETACGPELRALLEEQRAALPAPDQRVAMVRAISG; from the coding sequence ATGAACCCAGAACGCCCAGAACCGCTGCGCGACGTGACCATCCGCCATGCGCCCCGCGAGCCCGTGGGGCCACTGGTGGAGACGCTGCTCGCCATCGACGACGACGCTTCCGCGCTGTACGCGAGCGGCGGCTTTGCGATCGAGCTCGCGTACGAGCACCCGTTCGTGCAGGCGGAGCTCGCGCGCTGGGCAGCATGCACGCGGGAGGGCCGCGTGCTGCTCGCCGAGGTGGACGGCCAGGCCGTGGGGTTCGCAGCCTACGCGCGTGTGGACGGGCTGGCCTACCTGGACCAGCTGGCCGTGCGCTGCGCCTTCATGCGGCGCGGGATCGGACGAGCGCTGGTGGACGCCGTGGTCACAGCCGTGCAGGCAGACGGGGCGAGCGCCCTGTGGCTGACCACCTACGCGCACCTGCCGTGGAACGGGCCGTACTACGGGACGCTCGGCTTCGTGCGCGTGGAGGAGACGGCGTGTGGGCCCGAGCTGCGCGCGCTCTTGGAAGAGCAACGCGCGGCCCTGCCCGCGCCCGATCAGCGCGTCGCGATGGTGCGCGCGATCTCTGGCTGA
- a CDS encoding NAD(P)H-dependent oxidoreductase, giving the protein MSTDPRTIAVFTGSLRPDGVSAATAHSAKAALPAHLRAVDVDFSGFPLYDPRLHLMAPGDPEGADLPEPVRAAFRLVRDSAGVLVVTPEYNYGVPGPLKNALDWLSRPAYKSVFAGRPVAVMSASPSPAGAVRAQGALKTVLGGMMAQVFVYPEVALAGPFSKRGEDGGLADPAARERVTALVQAFAASL; this is encoded by the coding sequence ATGAGCACCGACCCCCGCACCATCGCCGTCTTCACCGGCAGCCTGCGCCCCGATGGGGTCAGCGCCGCCACCGCCCACAGCGCCAAGGCGGCCTTGCCCGCGCACCTGCGCGCTGTGGACGTGGACTTCAGCGGCTTCCCCCTCTACGACCCGCGCCTGCACCTGATGGCCCCGGGCGATCCAGAAGGGGCGGACCTGCCCGAGCCCGTGCGTGCGGCCTTCCGCCTGGTGCGGGACTCGGCCGGCGTCCTCGTCGTCACGCCCGAGTACAACTATGGCGTGCCCGGCCCGCTCAAGAACGCGCTCGATTGGCTGTCCCGCCCGGCCTACAAGAGCGTCTTCGCGGGGCGCCCGGTGGCCGTGATGTCTGCGTCGCCCAGTCCGGCGGGTGCCGTGCGCGCGCAGGGAGCGCTCAAGACCGTTCTCGGCGGGATGATGGCGCAGGTGTTCGTGTACCCCGAGGTCGCGCTCGCCGGGCCGTTCAGCAAGCGCGGCGAAGACGGCGGGCTGGCCGATCCGGCCGCGCGCGAACGCGTGACGGCGCTGGTACAGGCCTTCGCTGCGTCCCTCTGA
- a CDS encoding pirin family protein: MTTLTPTTIRRASERGLANHGWLRSAHTFSFANYYDPAHMGFGVLRVLNDDRVDPAEGFPRHPHRDMEIVSYVVEGALAHRDTLGTGSVIRPGEVQRMSAGRGIAHSEMNASQDEPVRFLQIWFLPGARGTDPGYAQQAFPYDPARPIDLMVTPDGEGGTVAIGQDVRIFRVRFDAAGEAAHVLPAGRAAWVQMVRGALSLEGAALREGDGVPLTTVDDDRTFRLVGEPGAEALWMELPPVRETQS, from the coding sequence ATGACCACCCTGACCCCCACCACCATCCGACGAGCGAGCGAGCGCGGCCTCGCGAACCACGGCTGGCTCCGCAGCGCCCACACCTTCTCGTTCGCCAACTACTACGACCCGGCGCACATGGGCTTCGGCGTGCTGCGCGTCCTCAACGACGACCGCGTCGACCCTGCCGAGGGCTTCCCGCGGCACCCCCATCGGGACATGGAGATCGTCAGCTATGTCGTGGAGGGCGCGCTCGCGCACCGGGACACGCTGGGCACCGGCTCGGTCATTCGCCCGGGCGAGGTCCAGCGCATGAGCGCGGGGCGCGGCATCGCCCACAGCGAGATGAACGCGAGCCAGGACGAGCCGGTGCGCTTCCTGCAGATCTGGTTCTTGCCGGGCGCGCGCGGCACGGACCCGGGCTATGCGCAGCAGGCCTTCCCGTACGATCCGGCGCGGCCCATCGACCTGATGGTCACCCCCGACGGCGAGGGCGGCACCGTCGCCATCGGCCAAGACGTGCGCATCTTTCGCGTGCGCTTCGACGCCGCGGGTGAGGCGGCGCACGTGCTCCCGGCAGGGCGCGCCGCGTGGGTGCAGATGGTGCGCGGTGCGCTCTCGCTCGAGGGTGCGGCGCTGCGCGAAGGAGACGGCGTGCCCCTCACCACCGTCGACGACGACCGCACCTTTCGCCTCGTCGGCGAGCCCGGCGCCGAGGCGCTGTGGATGGAGCTACCCCCCGTGAGAGAGACCCAGTCATGA